One stretch of Prosthecobacter dejongeii DNA includes these proteins:
- a CDS encoding D-hexose-6-phosphate mutarotase, translated as MSLPASISLSEALPGYPIFTVNHPTCTARIALNGAHVMEWTPTGHSPVLYLSPDAVLEPGKPIRGGIPVCWPWFNAHPTDEAKPMHGFARNRPWTLIEASESDSGVKMAFVLCSDAATRELWPHEFEAHLTVLLGSTLEVSLQTINKGSSEFSIAEALHTYLTVGDITQVTVKGLAETPYLDTVGARAMRHQTGDITFDQEVDRQYVSLATVTVEDPALRRSLTIEKSGSATTVVWNPWIEKSKRLADLPDEAYPHFLCVEAANAGDATVTVAPGEAHVIQTTIRL; from the coding sequence ATGTCCCTCCCCGCCTCCATTTCCCTCAGCGAAGCCCTGCCTGGTTATCCCATCTTCACGGTGAATCACCCCACCTGCACGGCGCGGATCGCGCTGAATGGGGCGCATGTCATGGAGTGGACCCCCACGGGGCATTCCCCCGTTTTATACCTCAGCCCAGACGCAGTTTTGGAGCCGGGCAAACCTATCCGTGGGGGCATCCCCGTGTGCTGGCCGTGGTTCAATGCGCATCCCACCGATGAGGCGAAACCCATGCATGGCTTTGCCCGCAATCGTCCTTGGACCTTGATCGAGGCCAGTGAGTCGGACAGTGGTGTGAAAATGGCCTTTGTGCTGTGCAGCGATGCGGCGACGAGAGAACTCTGGCCGCATGAATTTGAGGCGCATCTCACCGTTCTGCTCGGCAGCACTCTGGAGGTCTCTTTGCAAACCATCAATAAAGGCAGCAGTGAGTTTTCCATCGCCGAGGCCCTGCACACTTACTTGACCGTGGGTGACATCACGCAAGTCACCGTGAAGGGATTGGCGGAGACACCTTACCTGGACACCGTGGGCGCGCGCGCCATGCGTCATCAAACGGGAGACATCACCTTTGATCAGGAAGTGGATCGCCAATACGTCAGCCTGGCCACCGTGACGGTGGAAGACCCCGCGCTCCGCCGCAGCCTCACCATTGAAAAAAGCGGCAGTGCTACCACGGTTGTGTGGAATCCCTGGATCGAGAAATCCAAGCGTCTTGCAGATCTGCCGGATGAGGCTTACCCGCACTTCCTGTGTGTGGAGGCGGCCAATGCGGGCGATGCAACAGTGACCGTGGCGCCTGGTGAAGCGCATGTCATCCAGACCACCATCCGTCTGTAA
- a CDS encoding 8-oxo-dGTP diphosphatase, translating to MTPDWTHWQPGIRATLMFIVDEAQERVLLIRKKRGLGAGKINGPGGKMDPGETSAECAIRETQEELGVTALNPVKHGELWFQFVDGLALHVDVFRATEWEGEAYETPEAIPLWTSLKALPFDEMWADDRFWLAELLIEKKHFIGRFLFDDDQMLTNEIQWP from the coding sequence ATGACCCCCGACTGGACCCACTGGCAACCCGGCATCCGTGCCACCCTCATGTTCATTGTGGACGAAGCTCAGGAGCGGGTGCTGCTCATCCGCAAAAAACGCGGTTTGGGCGCAGGTAAAATCAATGGCCCCGGTGGCAAGATGGACCCCGGCGAAACTTCGGCCGAGTGCGCCATCCGCGAGACTCAAGAAGAACTGGGAGTCACGGCGCTGAATCCCGTGAAGCACGGCGAGCTGTGGTTCCAGTTTGTGGATGGCCTCGCCCTGCATGTGGATGTTTTCCGTGCCACGGAGTGGGAAGGGGAAGCCTATGAAACGCCAGAGGCCATCCCGCTGTGGACCTCGCTCAAGGCCCTGCCCTTTGACGAAATGTGGGCCGATGACCGCTTTTGGTTAGCCGAACTCCTCATCGAAAAGAAGCACTTCATCGGGCGCTTTCTCTTCGATGATGACCAGATGCTGACGAACGAGATTCAGTGGCCATGA
- a CDS encoding FmdB family zinc ribbon protein, producing the protein MPTYDYECQTCGHQFEARQSMKDPHLTDCPVEACAGPVKRKIGLGSGLIFKGSGFYITDYRSDSYKAAAKQDSGGSSASPPAKS; encoded by the coding sequence ATGCCCACCTACGACTACGAATGCCAGACCTGCGGCCACCAGTTCGAAGCACGCCAGTCCATGAAAGACCCGCACCTGACCGACTGCCCGGTGGAAGCCTGTGCCGGACCGGTGAAGCGTAAGATCGGTCTGGGCTCCGGCCTCATTTTCAAAGGCAGCGGCTTTTACATCACCGACTACCGCAGCGATTCCTACAAAGCTGCCGCGAAGCAAGACTCTGGCGGCTCTTCAGCCAGCCCGCCAGCGAAGTCCTAG
- a CDS encoding YceH family protein: MEDSETAPAPQLSALEARIIGCLIEKEITLPDYYPLTLNALVSACNQSTNRDPVMSVDEGTVQRALEALKMRGWVFQVTVAGARVQKFRHNIKGKLPRLEKPGISLLAVLLLRGAQTVGELRQRTERLQTFPDLESVEVELTGLISYPEGPVVACLPAGPGRRVALYAQLLTGEPSGLAPQTEIIVAPVITPERAEDQEWKQRMELEIEFLKAQLARLKANLGIDE; this comes from the coding sequence ATGGAAGACTCTGAAACAGCCCCCGCTCCGCAACTTTCCGCCCTTGAGGCCCGCATCATCGGCTGCCTCATCGAAAAAGAAATCACCCTGCCAGACTACTATCCGCTGACGCTGAATGCGCTGGTTTCTGCCTGCAATCAGTCCACCAATCGTGATCCCGTGATGAGCGTGGACGAGGGCACGGTGCAGCGTGCGCTGGAGGCGCTGAAAATGCGCGGGTGGGTCTTCCAAGTCACGGTGGCTGGTGCCCGCGTGCAGAAGTTCCGCCACAACATCAAAGGTAAACTGCCGCGCCTAGAAAAGCCCGGCATTTCCCTGCTGGCCGTGCTTCTGCTGCGCGGCGCACAGACGGTGGGAGAGCTGCGCCAGCGTACCGAGCGCCTGCAGACCTTCCCGGATCTGGAAAGTGTGGAGGTGGAGCTGACCGGCCTCATCAGCTACCCCGAAGGTCCTGTGGTGGCCTGTTTGCCTGCGGGCCCAGGACGGCGCGTGGCACTTTATGCTCAACTTTTGACCGGTGAGCCGAGTGGTCTCGCCCCTCAGACTGAGATCATCGTGGCCCCGGTGATAACGCCAGAACGCGCCGAAGATCAGGAATGGAAACAGCGCATGGAACTCGAGATCGAGTTCCTCAAGGCGCAGTTAGCCCGGCTAAAGGCGAACTTAGGGATTGATGAATGA
- a CDS encoding glucan biosynthesis protein encodes MIASRISGSFFLSLCTAVCFTTQAADLTLTDVTDFESLQKLAAQVALKPYQAPSQQLDPFFEGLKYDGHRQIRFLEDKALYGENKELYRVQFFHPGWMFKKPVGFFNVDGVTTTPVPFDQSLFDYGNLKLPEGFKKPEGYSGFRVLAPHSLLDKRFEFMVFMGASYYRAVTTELGYGISARGVAVNTIGGKPEEFPDFTHFWFQQPKPGQKYFRVLALLNGPSIAGAYQFDVSPGKTTDMLVKATLFLRQPVEMLGIAPFSSMFWFGENSHPKPYDFRPEVHDSDGLQIEVEGGPSIWRPLDVSRDLRLSVFEMDKLKGFGLGERDRDFNNFQDLEAMYHRRPAVWVEPIKGFNKGAVVLVELSTGEETWDNIVAMWRPSELPKTPTEPLNFEYRLAWLEEQLPGLLCKVTNTRRGFVMKTDDHEYVVDFTKGGVKLDKPADWVPELDVVVSNGEAKVLDKRVMFNRETGGWRAFFKLDVPDTTNLLEMMCEMKDGEKVISERWMYQWRR; translated from the coding sequence ATGATTGCCTCTCGTATCTCAGGATCTTTCTTCCTGTCTCTCTGTACCGCCGTCTGTTTTACCACTCAAGCGGCAGACCTGACTCTGACAGATGTGACGGATTTTGAGTCGCTGCAAAAGCTGGCGGCGCAGGTGGCGCTGAAGCCTTACCAGGCCCCCTCGCAGCAACTCGACCCGTTTTTTGAAGGCCTCAAATATGACGGGCATCGTCAGATCCGTTTCCTGGAGGACAAAGCTCTCTACGGCGAAAACAAGGAGCTCTACCGCGTGCAGTTTTTCCATCCGGGGTGGATGTTCAAAAAGCCCGTGGGTTTCTTCAATGTGGATGGCGTCACCACCACGCCTGTTCCTTTTGATCAGAGCCTGTTTGATTACGGCAATCTGAAGCTGCCCGAAGGCTTCAAGAAACCTGAGGGCTACTCCGGCTTCCGTGTCCTGGCCCCGCATTCGCTGCTGGATAAGCGTTTTGAGTTCATGGTCTTCATGGGCGCGAGTTATTACCGTGCCGTTACTACAGAGCTAGGCTACGGCATCAGCGCCCGTGGTGTGGCGGTCAATACCATCGGTGGCAAGCCTGAAGAGTTCCCCGATTTCACGCATTTCTGGTTCCAGCAGCCGAAGCCAGGGCAGAAATACTTCCGTGTTCTGGCCCTCCTCAATGGCCCGAGCATTGCTGGGGCTTACCAGTTCGATGTTTCCCCCGGCAAGACGACGGACATGCTGGTGAAGGCTACTTTGTTCCTCCGCCAGCCGGTCGAAATGCTCGGCATCGCGCCGTTTTCAAGCATGTTTTGGTTTGGCGAGAATAGCCACCCGAAGCCCTACGACTTCCGCCCGGAAGTGCATGATAGCGACGGCCTCCAGATCGAGGTCGAAGGTGGTCCCTCCATCTGGCGCCCCTTGGATGTCAGCCGTGACCTGCGCCTGAGCGTCTTTGAGATGGATAAGTTGAAGGGGTTCGGCCTCGGGGAGCGTGACCGTGATTTCAACAACTTCCAGGACCTGGAAGCCATGTATCACCGCCGCCCCGCCGTGTGGGTGGAGCCGATCAAAGGCTTTAACAAAGGTGCCGTCGTCCTCGTGGAACTTTCCACCGGCGAAGAGACCTGGGATAACATCGTGGCCATGTGGCGCCCGTCTGAGCTGCCTAAAACCCCCACAGAGCCGCTCAATTTCGAATACCGTCTGGCCTGGCTGGAGGAGCAACTCCCCGGCCTGCTCTGCAAGGTCACGAATACCCGCCGGGGTTTCGTCATGAAGACGGACGATCACGAGTACGTGGTGGATTTCACCAAAGGCGGCGTCAAACTGGACAAGCCTGCGGATTGGGTGCCGGAGTTGGACGTGGTGGTGAGCAACGGCGAGGCCAAAGTCCTGGACAAGCGTGTCATGTTCAACCGCGAGACCGGCGGCTGGCGCGCCTTTTTCAAACTGGATGTGCCAGACACCACCAACCTTCTGGAGATGATGTGCGAAATGAAGGATGGAGAAAAGGTGATTTCTGAACGCTGGATGTATCAGTGGCGTCGTTAG
- a CDS encoding PEP-CTERM sorting domain-containing protein (PEP-CTERM proteins occur, often in large numbers, in the proteomes of bacteria that also encode an exosortase, a predicted intramembrane cysteine proteinase. The presence of a PEP-CTERM domain at a protein's C-terminus predicts cleavage within the sorting domain, followed by covalent anchoring to some some component of the (usually Gram-negative) cell surface. Many PEP-CTERM proteins exhibit an unusual sequence composition that includes large numbers of potential glycosylation sites. Expression of one such protein has been shown restore the ability of a bacterium to form floc, a type of biofilm.), whose amino-acid sequence MRAVFYWLFSIALAGLAARASEHSDKASQLLWDSSVAADALPVPEPSRAILLSFGIMAIAFTYRQAWLNWKRKD is encoded by the coding sequence ATGCGCGCGGTTTTTTATTGGCTGTTTTCGATTGCCCTGGCTGGCTTGGCCGCCCGGGCATCTGAACATTCAGACAAAGCCAGCCAACTGCTCTGGGATTCCTCTGTGGCAGCCGATGCGCTGCCTGTGCCGGAGCCTTCCCGCGCCATTTTGCTGAGCTTCGGCATCATGGCCATCGCCTTCACCTATCGGCAGGCTTGGCTCAACTGGAAGCGGAAGGACTGA
- a CDS encoding DUF3313 family protein produces the protein MIAARLCFSLLFLLSLPACSSLERLAKAGAAKPSAFLPHAADLKKTKADHDPFLRVWRNDSKEVWAKAETKKTLYIAPVSLDYLRPMTKPMSRVEVREKSRQKEAKKLATYIRDQFTQAFRNSKTPRYEIVETPQKDSVTLELALVEFNPNSIAAGLTRRAINLLAVPGAESIVGRPLKGSIAIEGRVWDPEQKESLYEFADAEHNRSALILSVHDYNAYSASRKTVREWAAQFEQITRTPAGGRVKDSSPFTLMLW, from the coding sequence ATGATTGCCGCCCGTCTTTGTTTTTCTCTGCTCTTCCTGCTCAGCCTCCCTGCTTGCAGTTCCCTAGAACGCCTGGCCAAAGCGGGAGCAGCCAAGCCCTCCGCGTTTCTTCCCCACGCGGCAGATTTGAAAAAGACGAAGGCGGACCACGACCCTTTTCTACGGGTGTGGCGGAATGACTCCAAAGAAGTCTGGGCCAAGGCGGAAACCAAGAAGACCCTGTACATCGCGCCCGTAAGCCTGGACTACCTGCGCCCCATGACCAAGCCGATGTCGCGTGTGGAAGTGCGGGAAAAATCCCGCCAGAAAGAGGCGAAAAAGTTAGCCACCTACATCCGGGATCAATTCACCCAAGCATTCCGCAACTCCAAAACTCCCCGGTATGAAATCGTCGAGACTCCGCAGAAAGACAGCGTGACGCTGGAACTGGCGCTGGTGGAATTCAATCCGAACTCCATCGCCGCCGGGCTGACCCGCCGCGCCATCAACCTTCTGGCCGTCCCTGGAGCCGAGTCCATCGTGGGAAGACCCCTCAAAGGCAGCATCGCCATCGAAGGCCGCGTGTGGGACCCGGAGCAAAAGGAAAGCCTGTATGAGTTTGCGGATGCGGAACACAACCGCTCCGCCCTCATCCTCTCCGTGCATGATTACAATGCCTACAGTGCCTCACGGAAAACCGTCCGCGAATGGGCGGCCCAGTTTGAGCAGATCACCCGCACACCCGCTGGTGGTCGGGTAAAGGACAGCTCCCCATTTACTTTGATGCTGTGGTAG
- the ggt gene encoding gamma-glutamyltransferase — MKLLFCSFFVGLGVISAAAQETGFAKFAAATVHPLATDAATAAYARGGNAVDAAIAAALTLGVVDGHNSGIGGGCFIVIRAADGTLTAIDGREMAPAKAHRDMYLKEGKVDDEASKTGALASGIPGALRAYDLALKKHGQLTLADLLRPAADLAEKGFPIDAVYARKLAATAKKLRLFPASAAIFLKADGTPLKEGDLLVQKDLAQTYRAVADHGLTWFYGGEFAQQTATWMAENGGIISAADFANYRALEREPIRSTYRGYELVCMPPPSSGGVHVAQILNVLEHFPLRHFRASSRIHVVTEAMKLAFADRAHWLGDPDFASVPKGLVDKTYAAELAKKIDLDHVTAVPAHNTPPRWEGDIFGKHTTHLSTADAKGNWVALNQTINTAFGSKVVVPGTGVLLNDEMDDFAVQPGVPNAFKLIGAEANAIAPGKRPLSSMSPTLVFKDGQPLLTVGAAGGPTIITQTLLLISHVIDDGQGPNAALAEPRFHHQWNPDTLKIETQFGAGTLRRVQALGHTLDETSAFGACQAVMWDAERKLLVPAHDPRIPGKASGL; from the coding sequence ATGAAACTGCTGTTTTGTTCCTTTTTTGTCGGACTGGGCGTGATTTCCGCCGCAGCTCAGGAGACGGGTTTTGCCAAATTTGCCGCTGCCACGGTGCATCCCCTCGCCACGGATGCCGCCACTGCCGCCTACGCACGCGGGGGCAATGCTGTGGATGCAGCCATCGCCGCAGCACTCACCCTCGGTGTGGTGGACGGGCATAATTCCGGCATCGGCGGTGGCTGTTTCATCGTCATCCGTGCGGCCGATGGAACCTTAACAGCGATTGATGGCCGCGAAATGGCCCCTGCCAAGGCGCACCGTGACATGTACCTCAAAGAGGGAAAAGTGGACGATGAGGCGAGCAAGACGGGCGCTTTAGCCTCTGGCATTCCGGGGGCATTACGCGCTTATGACCTGGCGCTGAAAAAACACGGTCAACTCACCCTGGCAGATCTCCTTCGTCCAGCGGCGGATCTTGCGGAAAAGGGCTTCCCTATAGATGCCGTGTATGCCCGAAAACTGGCGGCCACGGCGAAAAAACTGCGCCTCTTCCCTGCCTCAGCCGCCATTTTTCTCAAGGCCGATGGCACGCCGCTGAAGGAGGGAGATTTACTGGTGCAGAAGGACCTCGCTCAAACCTATCGGGCGGTAGCAGACCACGGATTGACTTGGTTTTACGGGGGAGAGTTTGCCCAACAAACCGCCACCTGGATGGCTGAAAATGGCGGCATCATCTCAGCGGCGGACTTTGCCAATTACCGGGCTCTGGAGCGTGAGCCCATCCGTTCCACCTACCGTGGTTATGAATTGGTCTGCATGCCACCCCCCAGCAGCGGCGGGGTGCATGTGGCGCAGATTCTCAATGTGCTGGAACATTTCCCTCTTCGCCATTTCCGCGCCAGCAGCCGCATCCATGTGGTGACGGAGGCGATGAAGCTGGCCTTTGCAGATCGTGCCCATTGGTTGGGGGATCCTGACTTTGCCTCTGTGCCGAAGGGGCTGGTAGATAAAACCTACGCGGCTGAGCTGGCTAAAAAAATAGACCTGGACCACGTGACCGCTGTGCCCGCTCACAACACCCCGCCCCGGTGGGAAGGAGACATCTTTGGCAAGCACACCACGCACCTTTCCACGGCGGATGCTAAAGGGAACTGGGTGGCGCTGAACCAGACCATCAATACGGCCTTTGGCAGCAAGGTGGTGGTCCCAGGCACAGGCGTGCTACTGAACGATGAAATGGATGATTTCGCCGTGCAGCCTGGGGTGCCGAATGCCTTCAAGCTCATCGGTGCGGAGGCCAATGCCATCGCTCCTGGCAAACGCCCTCTTTCCAGCATGAGCCCGACTCTGGTCTTCAAGGATGGTCAGCCTCTGCTCACCGTGGGTGCTGCAGGCGGGCCGACGATCATCACCCAAACTCTGTTGCTCATCAGCCACGTCATTGACGACGGCCAAGGCCCGAATGCAGCCCTGGCAGAGCCGCGCTTTCACCATCAGTGGAATCCAGACACGTTGAAGATTGAAACCCAGTTCGGTGCAGGCACCCTTCGTCGAGTTCAGGCCCTCGGTCACACGCTGGATGAAACCAGCGCCTTCGGGGCCTGCCAAGCTGTGATGTGGGATGCCGAGCGGAAGCTCCTCGTTCCTGCGCATGACCCCCGCATTCCGGGCAAGGCCTCAGGCCTGTGA
- a CDS encoding exopolysaccharide biosynthesis polyprenyl glycosylphosphotransferase: MSIARRAGRDGIFFVLSFLVANYVRFQTFWKLDEYLFPISAGAAILITASYILGLYSVESRGRSRFFVHGLFFSIAFLGAFLAVILVGYVDFGTRVGRGFMLLGLSTAYPSLMLHHWVMFNKHRFAPERVAFVAETPSELEEYQCLRELKPRGIEIVGRITVRESDRGSDVLGRLKHATSIISRHKVDRVVFADWRLGDPYSRPLLRQLRYSGITCSPLISLCEEYLQYVPLHLVTNEWLMHSESAPRDFYFSKLKRTFDVMTSLALLLLLSPPLLVGMAIVKIFSPDGPLFFTQERIGRFGKKFKILKLRSMRTDAEVNGPQWSSGTKDPRVFPGGKLLRQYRIDEIPQLFNILRGDMSFVGPRPEQPAFVSKLAEELAFYQERHMIHPGLTGWAQVSYPYGSTTDDARCKLEYDLYYLKHAGVVFDLLILLDTIRVVLIGGMKKEAQKPRYLATPTSRTTSIPVMSNPTNAVDAAA, encoded by the coding sequence ATGTCCATCGCCCGTCGCGCAGGCCGCGATGGCATCTTTTTCGTTTTGAGTTTCCTGGTGGCAAACTACGTCCGCTTCCAGACTTTTTGGAAGCTGGATGAGTACTTGTTTCCCATCTCAGCAGGCGCAGCCATCCTCATCACCGCCAGTTACATTTTAGGTCTGTATTCGGTGGAGTCGCGAGGGCGCTCACGTTTTTTCGTTCACGGTTTGTTTTTTAGCATCGCCTTCCTGGGTGCTTTTCTTGCCGTCATTCTCGTCGGTTATGTGGACTTCGGCACCCGGGTGGGGCGTGGTTTCATGCTTTTAGGCCTTAGCACCGCGTATCCTTCACTGATGCTTCACCATTGGGTGATGTTTAATAAACACCGTTTTGCTCCTGAGCGTGTGGCCTTCGTGGCTGAGACACCAAGCGAGCTGGAAGAATACCAGTGCCTGCGGGAACTGAAACCTCGCGGCATCGAGATCGTCGGTCGCATCACCGTGCGGGAATCGGACCGGGGATCGGATGTTTTGGGTCGCCTCAAACATGCCACCTCCATCATTTCACGTCATAAGGTGGATCGAGTCGTTTTTGCCGACTGGCGCTTAGGAGATCCGTACTCGCGGCCTTTGCTGCGGCAGTTGCGTTACTCTGGCATCACCTGCAGCCCGCTCATCAGCCTGTGTGAGGAATACCTGCAATACGTCCCGCTGCACTTGGTGACCAATGAATGGCTGATGCACTCGGAAAGTGCGCCCCGAGATTTTTACTTCAGTAAGCTGAAGAGGACTTTCGACGTGATGACGTCTCTGGCGTTGCTGCTTTTGCTTTCGCCTCCCCTGCTGGTCGGGATGGCCATCGTGAAAATTTTCTCTCCGGATGGTCCGCTGTTTTTCACTCAGGAGCGCATCGGCCGATTCGGTAAAAAATTCAAAATCCTCAAGCTTCGTTCCATGCGCACGGATGCGGAAGTCAATGGTCCTCAGTGGTCCAGCGGCACCAAAGATCCACGGGTGTTCCCTGGCGGAAAGCTGCTGCGTCAGTACCGCATTGATGAGATCCCCCAGCTTTTTAACATCTTGCGTGGGGACATGTCCTTCGTGGGCCCACGGCCCGAACAGCCAGCTTTCGTTTCGAAATTGGCTGAGGAGTTAGCCTTTTATCAAGAGCGCCACATGATCCATCCCGGTTTGACGGGCTGGGCACAGGTGAGCTATCCCTACGGTTCCACCACGGACGATGCGCGCTGCAAGCTTGAGTATGACCTCTACTACCTGAAGCACGCAGGGGTCGTTTTCGATCTTCTTATCCTGCTGGATACCATTCGTGTGGTCCTCATCGGCGGCATGAAGAAAGAGGCGCAAAAGCCGCGCTACCTCGCCACCCCCACCTCCCGGACCACCAGCATCCCCGTGATGTCTAACCCGACCAATGCAGTGGACGCAGCGGCGTAA
- a CDS encoding glycosyltransferase: MRLLCLTNLFPDTLQPWRGLDNVTLLHALKAEQPEADIRVLCLRPGHGYWTGKACTLQPRCGDEPLHPSYHWAPYIPKFGGLNDRLYTLAVRRALRTLPQGWKPEALLVPWLFPDACGVHRVPEFEGIPLLAVAQGSDVHQYLDMPWRRRAIQALSQRAHIITRSEDLRQRLLRAQSPADQVSTVYNGVDVHTFRPGNRLEARRELGLPEKPEILLFVGNFLPVKGLDLLIQATAQLQKERPVHLVLIGSGPLEADLRGLCQTRGLEAVTFAGRKGPAEVAHYMHAANAVCLSSLNEGVPNVLLEAFASGRALVSTDVGGISEITAPSPGGGFLVKGREIADYTATLRRALENPPNETDLSHYARVRSWPHCAQTYWQRLFAMTKKVRNVR; the protein is encoded by the coding sequence ATGCGCCTGCTCTGCCTGACGAATCTTTTTCCTGATACCCTCCAGCCCTGGCGCGGGCTGGACAATGTCACCCTGCTGCATGCGCTGAAAGCCGAGCAGCCTGAGGCAGACATCCGCGTGCTGTGCCTGCGCCCGGGACATGGCTACTGGACAGGGAAAGCCTGCACCCTACAACCTCGCTGTGGGGATGAACCCCTGCATCCCAGCTATCACTGGGCCCCCTACATTCCGAAATTTGGCGGCCTGAATGATCGCCTCTACACGCTGGCCGTGCGCCGGGCACTGAGGACCCTGCCTCAGGGGTGGAAACCGGAGGCGCTGCTAGTGCCCTGGCTTTTCCCGGATGCCTGCGGAGTCCACCGCGTGCCTGAATTTGAGGGCATCCCGCTTTTAGCCGTGGCCCAGGGGTCAGATGTTCACCAGTATCTCGACATGCCTTGGCGCCGCCGCGCCATCCAGGCCCTCAGTCAGCGGGCCCACATCATCACCCGCAGTGAAGATCTGCGCCAGCGGCTGTTGAGAGCCCAATCTCCGGCAGACCAAGTCAGCACCGTTTATAATGGCGTGGACGTTCACACCTTCCGGCCTGGCAATCGCCTAGAAGCCCGTCGGGAACTGGGGCTGCCGGAGAAGCCTGAAATCCTGCTCTTCGTGGGGAATTTCCTACCCGTCAAAGGCCTGGACTTGCTCATCCAAGCCACGGCCCAACTTCAAAAAGAGCGGCCTGTACACCTCGTACTCATCGGCAGTGGACCCTTAGAAGCCGATCTCCGAGGACTCTGCCAGACCCGTGGCCTGGAGGCGGTGACCTTCGCAGGGCGAAAGGGTCCTGCCGAAGTGGCACATTACATGCATGCTGCGAATGCCGTGTGCCTTTCCAGTCTCAACGAAGGAGTCCCCAATGTCCTACTCGAAGCCTTTGCCAGCGGTCGCGCGCTCGTTTCCACCGATGTGGGGGGCATCTCTGAAATCACGGCCCCATCTCCCGGGGGAGGCTTTTTGGTCAAGGGCCGGGAAATCGCCGATTATACCGCAACTCTCCGTCGCGCCCTTGAAAATCCACCTAATGAAACTGACTTAAGTCACTATGCGCGCGTACGTTCCTGGCCGCACTGCGCTCAAACATATTGGCAGCGCTTATTTGCTATGACGAAAAAAGTCCGTAACGTTAGATAG